A region from the Lutra lutra chromosome 1, mLutLut1.2, whole genome shotgun sequence genome encodes:
- the IL17RC gene encoding interleukin-17 receptor C isoform X7 translates to MPVPWFLLSLALGRSPMVLSLEKLMGPQDTARCSPGLSCHLWDGDVICLPGSIVSAPGPVLVPTRLQTELVLRCHQETDCDLCVRVAIHLAVHGHFEESKDEDRSGRAADLELEEPRNAFLQAQVVLSFQAYPTARCVLLEVQVPAALVQPGQSVGSVVFDCFEAALGAEVRLWSYTQPRYQKELNLTQQLPALPWLSVSADGDDVHLVLDVSEEQHFGLSLYWNQVQGPTKPWWHSNLTGPRNITLNHTDLFPCLCIQVWPLEPDSVRTSLCPFKEDPRAHRNLWRAARLRLLSPRGWQLNAPCLLLAEATLCWQAPGGGPCLSLVPPLSRENVTVNKTLELPLLNAHPNLCVQVSSWEKLQLQECLWADSLGALKDDMLLLETRGPQDNRSLCALEPSGCTPLLSRASTRAAHLGEQLLQDLQSGQCLQLWEDDLRALWACPMDKYVHQRWALVWLACLLLASALFLLFLVKKNQVKAVARGRAALLLYSAEDSGFECLVGALASALCQLPLRVAVDLWSRRELSAQGPLAWFHAQRRQTLQEGGVVVLLFSPGAVALCHEWLQDGASASAPHGPHDAFAASLSCVLPDFLQGRAPGRYVGAYFDGLLHSEAVPALFRSVPVFSLPSQLSDFLGTLQGPGTPRPGRLGERAKRVSRVLQPALDQLLQSPGDPRDPEDGTRVGT, encoded by the exons ATGCCTGTGCCTTGGTTCCTGTTGTCCTTGGCACTGGGCCGAAGCCCCATGGTCCTCTCTTTAGAGAAGCTTATGGGGCCTCAGGACACTGCCCGCTGCTCTCCG gGCCTTTCCTGCCACCTCTGGG ATGGTGACGTGATCTGCCTGCCCGGGAGCATCGTGTCTGCCCCGGGCCCTGTGCTGGTGCCCACACGCCTGCAGACAGAGCTGGTGCTGAGGTGCCACCAGGAGACTGACTGTGACCTCTGTGTGCGTGTGGCCATCCACCTGGCTGTGCATG GGCACTTTGAAGAATCTAAAGATGAGGACAGGTCTGGAAGAGCCGCTGATCTGGAGCTCGAGGAGCCTAGGAACG CCTTTCTCCAGGCCCAGGTGGTGCTCTCCTTCCAGGCCTACCCTACCGCCCGCTGCGTCCTGCTGGAGGTGCAAGTGCCTGCTGCCCTCGTGCAGCCTGGTCAGTCTGTG GGCTCTGTAGTATTTGACTGCTTCGAGGCTGCTCTGGGGGCTGAGGTGCGACTCTGGTCCTACACTCAGCCCAGGTACCAGAAGGAACTCAACCTCACACAGCAGTTGCCTG CCCTGCCCTGGCTCAGTGTGTCTGCCGATGGCGATGATGTGCACCTCGTGCTGGACGTCTCTGAGGAGCAGCACTTTGGCCTCTCCCTGTACTGGAACCAGGTCCAGGGCCCTACAAAACCATGGTGGCACAGCAACCTG ACTGGGCCACGGAACATTACCTTGAACCACACAGACCTGTTTCCCTGCCTTTGTATTCAG GTGTGGCCTCTAGAGCCCGACTCTGTCAGGACGAGCCTCTGCCCCTTTAAGGAGG ACCCCCGGGCACACCGGAACCTCTGGCGTGCAGCCCGGCTGCGGCTACTGTCCCCCCGGGGCTGGCAGCTAAATGCACCCTGCTTGCTGCTTGCTGAGGCCACTCTGTGTTGGCAGGCACCAGGGGGGGGTCCCTGCCTGTCGCTGGTCCCACCGCTGTCCCGAGAAAATGTCACTGTAAAT AAGACACTTGAGTTGCCATTGCTGAATGCCCACCCCAACCTCTGTGTTCAG GTGAGCAGCTGGGAGAAGCTGCAGCTACAGGAGTGCTTGTGGGCTG ATTCCCTCGGGGCCCTCAAGGATGATATGCTGCTGCTAGAGACACGTGGCCCCCAGGACAACAGATCACTCTGTGCCTTGGAACCCAGTGGCTGCACCCCACTACTCAGCCGGGCCTCCACG AGGGCAGCTCACCTCGGAGAGCAGTTACTACAGGACCTGCAGTCAGGCCAGTGTCTGCAG CTCTGGGAAGATGACCTGAGAGCACTATGGGCCTGCCCCATGGACAAGT ACGTTCATCAGCGCTGGGCTCTGGTGTGGCTGGCCTGCCTACTCTTGGCCTCtgcacttttccttctcttccttgtcaaaaagaaccaaGTGAAAG CTGTCGCCAGGGGCCGCGCGGCTCTGCTCCTCTACTCAGCGGAGGACTCTGGTTTCGAGTGCCTGGTGGGCGCCCTGGCCTCAGCGCTGTGCCAGCTGCCCCTGCGGGTGGCCGTGGACCTCTGGAGCCGTCGTGAACTGAGCGCGCAGGGCCCCCTGGCCTGGTTCCACGCGCAGCGGCGCCAGACCCTTCAGGAAGGGGGCGTGGTGGTCCTGCTCTTCTCGCCGGGGGCGGTGGCGCTATGCCACGAGTGGCTGCAGGACGGGGCGTCAGCGTCCGCCCCGCACGGCCCGCACGACGCCTTTGCCGCCTCGCTCAGCTGCGTGCTGCCCGACTTCCTGCAGGGCCGGGCGCCCGGCCGCTACGTGGGGGCCTACTTCGACGGACTGCTCCACTCCGAGGCCGTGCCCGCCCTTTTCCGCAGCGTACCCgtcttctccctgccctcccagttGTCCGACTTCCTGGGGACCCTGCAGGGGCCTGGCACCCCCCGTCCCGGGCGGCTCGGGGAGAGGGCGAAGCGAGTATCCCGGGTCCTGCAGCCCGCCCTGGACCAGCTGCTTCAGTCTCCCGGGGATCCCAGGGATCCCGAGGACGGCACGCGGGTTGGCACGTGA
- the IL17RC gene encoding interleukin-17 receptor C isoform X5, producing MPVPWFLLSLALGRSPMVLSLEKLMGPQDTARCSPGLSCHLWDGDVICLPGSIVSAPGPVLVPTRLQTELVLRCHQETDCDLCVRVAIHLAVHGHFEESKDEDRSGRAADLELEEPRNAFLQAQVVLSFQAYPTARCVLLEVQVPAALVQPGQSVGSVVFDCFEAALGAEVRLWSYTQPRYQKELNLTQQLPDCKGLEVQDSIQSCWALPWLSVSADGDDVHLVLDVSEEQHFGLSLYWNQVQGPTKPWWHSNLTGPRNITLNHTDLFPCLCIQVWPLEPDSVRTSLCPFKEDPRAHRNLWRAARLRLLSPRGWQLNAPCLLLAEATLCWQAPGGGPCLSLVPPLSRENVTVNKTLELPLLNAHPNLCVQVSSWEKLQLQECLWADSLGALKDDMLLLETRGPQDNRSLCALEPSGCTPLLSRASTRAAHLGEQLLQDLQSGQCLQLWEDDLRALWACPMDKYVHQRWALVWLACLLLASALFLLFLVKKNQVKAVARGRAALLLYSAEDSGFECLVGALASALCQLPLRVAVDLWSRRELSAQGPLAWFHAQRRQTLQEGGVVVLLFSPGAVALCHEWLQDGASASAPHGPHDAFAASLSCVLPDFLQGRAPGRYVGAYFDGLLHSEAVPALFRSVPVFSLPSQLSDFLGTLQGPGTPRPGRLGERAKRVSRVLQPALDQLLQSPGDPRDPEDGTRVGT from the exons ATGCCTGTGCCTTGGTTCCTGTTGTCCTTGGCACTGGGCCGAAGCCCCATGGTCCTCTCTTTAGAGAAGCTTATGGGGCCTCAGGACACTGCCCGCTGCTCTCCG gGCCTTTCCTGCCACCTCTGGG ATGGTGACGTGATCTGCCTGCCCGGGAGCATCGTGTCTGCCCCGGGCCCTGTGCTGGTGCCCACACGCCTGCAGACAGAGCTGGTGCTGAGGTGCCACCAGGAGACTGACTGTGACCTCTGTGTGCGTGTGGCCATCCACCTGGCTGTGCATG GGCACTTTGAAGAATCTAAAGATGAGGACAGGTCTGGAAGAGCCGCTGATCTGGAGCTCGAGGAGCCTAGGAACG CCTTTCTCCAGGCCCAGGTGGTGCTCTCCTTCCAGGCCTACCCTACCGCCCGCTGCGTCCTGCTGGAGGTGCAAGTGCCTGCTGCCCTCGTGCAGCCTGGTCAGTCTGTG GGCTCTGTAGTATTTGACTGCTTCGAGGCTGCTCTGGGGGCTGAGGTGCGACTCTGGTCCTACACTCAGCCCAGGTACCAGAAGGAACTCAACCTCACACAGCAGTTGCCTG ACTGCAAGGGGCTTGAAGTCCAGGACAGCATCCAGAGCTGCTGGG CCCTGCCCTGGCTCAGTGTGTCTGCCGATGGCGATGATGTGCACCTCGTGCTGGACGTCTCTGAGGAGCAGCACTTTGGCCTCTCCCTGTACTGGAACCAGGTCCAGGGCCCTACAAAACCATGGTGGCACAGCAACCTG ACTGGGCCACGGAACATTACCTTGAACCACACAGACCTGTTTCCCTGCCTTTGTATTCAG GTGTGGCCTCTAGAGCCCGACTCTGTCAGGACGAGCCTCTGCCCCTTTAAGGAGG ACCCCCGGGCACACCGGAACCTCTGGCGTGCAGCCCGGCTGCGGCTACTGTCCCCCCGGGGCTGGCAGCTAAATGCACCCTGCTTGCTGCTTGCTGAGGCCACTCTGTGTTGGCAGGCACCAGGGGGGGGTCCCTGCCTGTCGCTGGTCCCACCGCTGTCCCGAGAAAATGTCACTGTAAAT AAGACACTTGAGTTGCCATTGCTGAATGCCCACCCCAACCTCTGTGTTCAG GTGAGCAGCTGGGAGAAGCTGCAGCTACAGGAGTGCTTGTGGGCTG ATTCCCTCGGGGCCCTCAAGGATGATATGCTGCTGCTAGAGACACGTGGCCCCCAGGACAACAGATCACTCTGTGCCTTGGAACCCAGTGGCTGCACCCCACTACTCAGCCGGGCCTCCACG AGGGCAGCTCACCTCGGAGAGCAGTTACTACAGGACCTGCAGTCAGGCCAGTGTCTGCAG CTCTGGGAAGATGACCTGAGAGCACTATGGGCCTGCCCCATGGACAAGT ACGTTCATCAGCGCTGGGCTCTGGTGTGGCTGGCCTGCCTACTCTTGGCCTCtgcacttttccttctcttccttgtcaaaaagaaccaaGTGAAAG CTGTCGCCAGGGGCCGCGCGGCTCTGCTCCTCTACTCAGCGGAGGACTCTGGTTTCGAGTGCCTGGTGGGCGCCCTGGCCTCAGCGCTGTGCCAGCTGCCCCTGCGGGTGGCCGTGGACCTCTGGAGCCGTCGTGAACTGAGCGCGCAGGGCCCCCTGGCCTGGTTCCACGCGCAGCGGCGCCAGACCCTTCAGGAAGGGGGCGTGGTGGTCCTGCTCTTCTCGCCGGGGGCGGTGGCGCTATGCCACGAGTGGCTGCAGGACGGGGCGTCAGCGTCCGCCCCGCACGGCCCGCACGACGCCTTTGCCGCCTCGCTCAGCTGCGTGCTGCCCGACTTCCTGCAGGGCCGGGCGCCCGGCCGCTACGTGGGGGCCTACTTCGACGGACTGCTCCACTCCGAGGCCGTGCCCGCCCTTTTCCGCAGCGTACCCgtcttctccctgccctcccagttGTCCGACTTCCTGGGGACCCTGCAGGGGCCTGGCACCCCCCGTCCCGGGCGGCTCGGGGAGAGGGCGAAGCGAGTATCCCGGGTCCTGCAGCCCGCCCTGGACCAGCTGCTTCAGTCTCCCGGGGATCCCAGGGATCCCGAGGACGGCACGCGGGTTGGCACGTGA
- the IL17RC gene encoding interleukin-17 receptor C isoform X9 has protein sequence MGTLKNLKMRTGLEEPLIWSSRSLGTPFSRPRWCSPSRPTLPPAASCWRCKCLLPSCSLGSVVFDCFEAALGAEVRLWSYTQPRYQKELNLTQQLPALPWLSVSADGDDVHLVLDVSEEQHFGLSLYWNQVQGPTKPWWHSNLLWLPVFLLLIFSNFSSSACPQTGPRNITLNHTDLFPCLCIQVWPLEPDSVRTSLCPFKEDPRAHRNLWRAARLRLLSPRGWQLNAPCLLLAEATLCWQAPGGGPCLSLVPPLSRENVTVNKTLELPLLNAHPNLCVQVSSWEKLQLQECLWADSLGALKDDMLLLETRGPQDNRSLCALEPSGCTPLLSRASTRAAHLGEQLLQDLQSGQCLQLWEDDLRALWACPMDKYVHQRWALVWLACLLLASALFLLFLVKKNQVKGWLRLLKEDLRAGAVARGRAALLLYSAEDSGFECLVGALASALCQLPLRVAVDLWSRRELSAQGPLAWFHAQRRQTLQEGGVVVLLFSPGAVALCHEWLQDGASASAPHGPHDAFAASLSCVLPDFLQGRAPGRYVGAYFDGLLHSEAVPALFRSVPVFSLPSQLSDFLGTLQGPGTPRPGRLGERAKRVSRVLQPALDQLLQSPGDPRDPEDGTRVGT, from the exons ATG GGCACTTTGAAGAATCTAAAGATGAGGACAGGTCTGGAAGAGCCGCTGATCTGGAGCTCGAGGAGCCTAGGAACG CCTTTCTCCAGGCCCAGGTGGTGCTCTCCTTCCAGGCCTACCCTACCGCCCGCTGCGTCCTGCTGGAGGTGCAAGTGCCTGCTGCCCTCGTGCAGCCTG GGCTCTGTAGTATTTGACTGCTTCGAGGCTGCTCTGGGGGCTGAGGTGCGACTCTGGTCCTACACTCAGCCCAGGTACCAGAAGGAACTCAACCTCACACAGCAGTTGCCTG CCCTGCCCTGGCTCAGTGTGTCTGCCGATGGCGATGATGTGCACCTCGTGCTGGACGTCTCTGAGGAGCAGCACTTTGGCCTCTCCCTGTACTGGAACCAGGTCCAGGGCCCTACAAAACCATGGTGGCACAGCAACCTG CTTTGGCTTccagtcttcctcctcctcatcttctccAACTTCTCATCTTCTGCTTGTCCACAGACTGGGCCACGGAACATTACCTTGAACCACACAGACCTGTTTCCCTGCCTTTGTATTCAG GTGTGGCCTCTAGAGCCCGACTCTGTCAGGACGAGCCTCTGCCCCTTTAAGGAGG ACCCCCGGGCACACCGGAACCTCTGGCGTGCAGCCCGGCTGCGGCTACTGTCCCCCCGGGGCTGGCAGCTAAATGCACCCTGCTTGCTGCTTGCTGAGGCCACTCTGTGTTGGCAGGCACCAGGGGGGGGTCCCTGCCTGTCGCTGGTCCCACCGCTGTCCCGAGAAAATGTCACTGTAAAT AAGACACTTGAGTTGCCATTGCTGAATGCCCACCCCAACCTCTGTGTTCAG GTGAGCAGCTGGGAGAAGCTGCAGCTACAGGAGTGCTTGTGGGCTG ATTCCCTCGGGGCCCTCAAGGATGATATGCTGCTGCTAGAGACACGTGGCCCCCAGGACAACAGATCACTCTGTGCCTTGGAACCCAGTGGCTGCACCCCACTACTCAGCCGGGCCTCCACG AGGGCAGCTCACCTCGGAGAGCAGTTACTACAGGACCTGCAGTCAGGCCAGTGTCTGCAG CTCTGGGAAGATGACCTGAGAGCACTATGGGCCTGCCCCATGGACAAGT ACGTTCATCAGCGCTGGGCTCTGGTGTGGCTGGCCTGCCTACTCTTGGCCTCtgcacttttccttctcttccttgtcaaaaagaaccaaGTGAAAG GGTGGCTGAGGCTCTTGAAGGAGGACCTCCGCGCGGGGG CTGTCGCCAGGGGCCGCGCGGCTCTGCTCCTCTACTCAGCGGAGGACTCTGGTTTCGAGTGCCTGGTGGGCGCCCTGGCCTCAGCGCTGTGCCAGCTGCCCCTGCGGGTGGCCGTGGACCTCTGGAGCCGTCGTGAACTGAGCGCGCAGGGCCCCCTGGCCTGGTTCCACGCGCAGCGGCGCCAGACCCTTCAGGAAGGGGGCGTGGTGGTCCTGCTCTTCTCGCCGGGGGCGGTGGCGCTATGCCACGAGTGGCTGCAGGACGGGGCGTCAGCGTCCGCCCCGCACGGCCCGCACGACGCCTTTGCCGCCTCGCTCAGCTGCGTGCTGCCCGACTTCCTGCAGGGCCGGGCGCCCGGCCGCTACGTGGGGGCCTACTTCGACGGACTGCTCCACTCCGAGGCCGTGCCCGCCCTTTTCCGCAGCGTACCCgtcttctccctgccctcccagttGTCCGACTTCCTGGGGACCCTGCAGGGGCCTGGCACCCCCCGTCCCGGGCGGCTCGGGGAGAGGGCGAAGCGAGTATCCCGGGTCCTGCAGCCCGCCCTGGACCAGCTGCTTCAGTCTCCCGGGGATCCCAGGGATCCCGAGGACGGCACGCGGGTTGGCACGTGA
- the IL17RC gene encoding interleukin-17 receptor C isoform X4 — protein sequence MPVPWFLLSLALGRSPMVLSLEKLMGPQDTARCSPGLSCHLWDGDVICLPGSIVSAPGPVLVPTRLQTELVLRCHQETDCDLCVRVAIHLAVHGHFEESKDEDRSGRAADLELEEPRNAFLQAQVVLSFQAYPTARCVLLEVQVPAALVQPGQSVGSVVFDCFEAALGAEVRLWSYTQPRYQKELNLTQQLPDCKGLEVQDSIQSCWALPWLSVSADGDDVHLVLDVSEEQHFGLSLYWNQVQGPTKPWWHSNLTGPRNITLNHTDLFPCLCIQVWPLEPDSVRTSLCPFKEDPRAHRNLWRAARLRLLSPRGWQLNAPCLLLAEATLCWQAPGGGPCLSLVPPLSRENVTVNKTLELPLLNAHPNLCVQVSSWEKLQLQECLWADSLGALKDDMLLLETRGPQDNRSLCALEPSGCTPLLSRASTRAAHLGEQLLQDLQSGQCLQLWEDDLRALWACPMDKYVHQRWALVWLACLLLASALFLLFLVKKNQVKGWLRLLKEDLRAGAVARGRAALLLYSAEDSGFECLVGALASALCQLPLRVAVDLWSRRELSAQGPLAWFHAQRRQTLQEGGVVVLLFSPGAVALCHEWLQDGASASAPHGPHDAFAASLSCVLPDFLQGRAPGRYVGAYFDGLLHSEAVPALFRSVPVFSLPSQLSDFLGTLQGPGTPRPGRLGERAKRVSRVLQPALDQLLQSPGDPRDPEDGTRVGT from the exons ATGCCTGTGCCTTGGTTCCTGTTGTCCTTGGCACTGGGCCGAAGCCCCATGGTCCTCTCTTTAGAGAAGCTTATGGGGCCTCAGGACACTGCCCGCTGCTCTCCG gGCCTTTCCTGCCACCTCTGGG ATGGTGACGTGATCTGCCTGCCCGGGAGCATCGTGTCTGCCCCGGGCCCTGTGCTGGTGCCCACACGCCTGCAGACAGAGCTGGTGCTGAGGTGCCACCAGGAGACTGACTGTGACCTCTGTGTGCGTGTGGCCATCCACCTGGCTGTGCATG GGCACTTTGAAGAATCTAAAGATGAGGACAGGTCTGGAAGAGCCGCTGATCTGGAGCTCGAGGAGCCTAGGAACG CCTTTCTCCAGGCCCAGGTGGTGCTCTCCTTCCAGGCCTACCCTACCGCCCGCTGCGTCCTGCTGGAGGTGCAAGTGCCTGCTGCCCTCGTGCAGCCTGGTCAGTCTGTG GGCTCTGTAGTATTTGACTGCTTCGAGGCTGCTCTGGGGGCTGAGGTGCGACTCTGGTCCTACACTCAGCCCAGGTACCAGAAGGAACTCAACCTCACACAGCAGTTGCCTG ACTGCAAGGGGCTTGAAGTCCAGGACAGCATCCAGAGCTGCTGGG CCCTGCCCTGGCTCAGTGTGTCTGCCGATGGCGATGATGTGCACCTCGTGCTGGACGTCTCTGAGGAGCAGCACTTTGGCCTCTCCCTGTACTGGAACCAGGTCCAGGGCCCTACAAAACCATGGTGGCACAGCAACCTG ACTGGGCCACGGAACATTACCTTGAACCACACAGACCTGTTTCCCTGCCTTTGTATTCAG GTGTGGCCTCTAGAGCCCGACTCTGTCAGGACGAGCCTCTGCCCCTTTAAGGAGG ACCCCCGGGCACACCGGAACCTCTGGCGTGCAGCCCGGCTGCGGCTACTGTCCCCCCGGGGCTGGCAGCTAAATGCACCCTGCTTGCTGCTTGCTGAGGCCACTCTGTGTTGGCAGGCACCAGGGGGGGGTCCCTGCCTGTCGCTGGTCCCACCGCTGTCCCGAGAAAATGTCACTGTAAAT AAGACACTTGAGTTGCCATTGCTGAATGCCCACCCCAACCTCTGTGTTCAG GTGAGCAGCTGGGAGAAGCTGCAGCTACAGGAGTGCTTGTGGGCTG ATTCCCTCGGGGCCCTCAAGGATGATATGCTGCTGCTAGAGACACGTGGCCCCCAGGACAACAGATCACTCTGTGCCTTGGAACCCAGTGGCTGCACCCCACTACTCAGCCGGGCCTCCACG AGGGCAGCTCACCTCGGAGAGCAGTTACTACAGGACCTGCAGTCAGGCCAGTGTCTGCAG CTCTGGGAAGATGACCTGAGAGCACTATGGGCCTGCCCCATGGACAAGT ACGTTCATCAGCGCTGGGCTCTGGTGTGGCTGGCCTGCCTACTCTTGGCCTCtgcacttttccttctcttccttgtcaaaaagaaccaaGTGAAAG GGTGGCTGAGGCTCTTGAAGGAGGACCTCCGCGCGGGGG CTGTCGCCAGGGGCCGCGCGGCTCTGCTCCTCTACTCAGCGGAGGACTCTGGTTTCGAGTGCCTGGTGGGCGCCCTGGCCTCAGCGCTGTGCCAGCTGCCCCTGCGGGTGGCCGTGGACCTCTGGAGCCGTCGTGAACTGAGCGCGCAGGGCCCCCTGGCCTGGTTCCACGCGCAGCGGCGCCAGACCCTTCAGGAAGGGGGCGTGGTGGTCCTGCTCTTCTCGCCGGGGGCGGTGGCGCTATGCCACGAGTGGCTGCAGGACGGGGCGTCAGCGTCCGCCCCGCACGGCCCGCACGACGCCTTTGCCGCCTCGCTCAGCTGCGTGCTGCCCGACTTCCTGCAGGGCCGGGCGCCCGGCCGCTACGTGGGGGCCTACTTCGACGGACTGCTCCACTCCGAGGCCGTGCCCGCCCTTTTCCGCAGCGTACCCgtcttctccctgccctcccagttGTCCGACTTCCTGGGGACCCTGCAGGGGCCTGGCACCCCCCGTCCCGGGCGGCTCGGGGAGAGGGCGAAGCGAGTATCCCGGGTCCTGCAGCCCGCCCTGGACCAGCTGCTTCAGTCTCCCGGGGATCCCAGGGATCCCGAGGACGGCACGCGGGTTGGCACGTGA